From one Fulvitalea axinellae genomic stretch:
- a CDS encoding TonB-dependent receptor, with amino-acid sequence MAGGFVVHGAPASDSEAYTFAMEGKTLKQAFRTIQQNTGYKVFYSDEEVDATAKVSFEFRDSSIDKIMNDLLKGTGLTFKIKKKHVLVFPAPAPVAEPVEAPAQQEKKVEVTGTVTDENGEGLPGVNVLIKGTTEGTATDVFGKFVLSVSPSAVLRFSSMGFKEKEVTVGNQTVFDIALVPDVEQLNEIVVVGYGTQKKANITGAVSSVKMSKVLGSRPINRVAEALQGAVPGLQVTTNSGQPGSTGQSINIRGMASINGGGSPLILVDNVPVNINDINANDIETVTVLKDASASAIYGARAAFGVIVITTKKSSQTDGIKFRYSNSIGFSEAAELPEAASPIEFVGALKDWGVGQHWSLGQDITRWHELISEYNSNPGSNPDGYVMENGVRYQLRGTDTMDEFLGEGGLKQMHNFSFDGSNGRTNYRASLGFVDDDGIMVTNRDRMKQYTLNTFLSTKLRKNLTAEARINYLNRHTSFPKANYGGAVRAGISIYPMGEHTDLDGNVLPYDDPANQVRYKTPNETKNSNVRLFGALKYEPVKDLLITGEYTYENRNTNNLEVNNDPVMVGRTTLSKVGGNPTNTYVKKTNSITNYSAVNLYGNYSKTLFGAHNISLTGGYNFEQSSSTNLWSRKNELINPDLPALVLADGTLLSEDGGSEWAVMGVFGRLNYNYKERYFLSVSGRYDGSSRFPTEDRFGFFPSVSAGWNLANEAFMQDQSIVNLLKFRGAWGTIGNQTTNGVYPYIPTMSTGRVGWLDGGERALTIYAPPLVSASFTWETVETVNVGVDFGALDNRLTGSFEVYERQTKDMITKPAEKPAVLGAAPPVANAANLKSYGWELTVGWRQTVGDFRYSVNFNLYDNKAEITKYDNPAGLLSDYYVGRENGEIWGFVTDGFYQVSDFVDGTLKDDLTGGTLKEGVVKYKGRNPNPGDIKYKDLNGDGEIFVGDVTLEDPGDRKIIGNSNRRFQYGMNLSAGWKNFDVGVIIQGVGKRDVWISNDLMWPYIQQFDNVWKHQLDYWTPENTDAEYMRVYPGQSANYGNGRSTQTKYLQDGSYWSLKNVTVGYTLPQSIIERLSLSSFRVYFSGENMFMDDHLPQGLNPEFANKGRGGAYPFMKQYTFGLNVSF; translated from the coding sequence GAAGAAGTGGACGCCACCGCAAAAGTGTCGTTTGAGTTTCGTGATTCGTCCATAGACAAAATCATGAACGATCTGCTGAAAGGCACCGGCCTTACTTTCAAAATCAAGAAAAAGCATGTGCTGGTATTTCCGGCACCCGCTCCTGTTGCGGAACCCGTCGAGGCTCCCGCCCAACAAGAAAAGAAAGTCGAAGTGACGGGGACCGTCACCGACGAGAATGGTGAGGGCTTGCCGGGCGTAAACGTACTGATCAAAGGAACGACGGAAGGCACCGCTACCGATGTTTTCGGTAAGTTTGTCCTTTCCGTTTCGCCAAGCGCCGTATTGCGCTTTTCCTCTATGGGTTTTAAGGAAAAGGAAGTGACCGTGGGCAACCAAACCGTTTTCGATATCGCGTTGGTGCCGGATGTGGAACAGCTCAACGAGATAGTGGTGGTGGGTTACGGCACTCAGAAAAAAGCCAATATCACCGGCGCCGTAAGTAGCGTGAAAATGTCCAAAGTATTGGGCTCCAGGCCGATCAACCGTGTGGCCGAAGCCTTGCAGGGCGCCGTTCCGGGTCTTCAGGTTACTACCAACAGCGGTCAGCCGGGCTCTACGGGTCAGTCGATTAATATTCGTGGTATGGCCTCCATCAACGGCGGCGGTTCCCCATTGATTTTGGTCGATAACGTGCCGGTGAATATCAACGATATCAACGCGAACGATATCGAGACGGTTACCGTTTTGAAAGACGCTTCTGCTTCCGCCATTTACGGTGCACGCGCGGCGTTCGGCGTGATAGTGATTACCACCAAAAAATCGTCGCAGACAGATGGCATCAAGTTCCGCTACTCAAACTCTATAGGTTTCAGCGAGGCCGCCGAGCTTCCCGAAGCCGCCAGCCCGATCGAATTCGTGGGGGCGCTGAAGGATTGGGGAGTGGGCCAGCACTGGTCTTTGGGCCAGGACATTACCCGTTGGCACGAGCTGATTTCGGAATACAACTCCAACCCCGGCTCGAACCCCGACGGCTACGTAATGGAAAACGGCGTGCGCTACCAACTGCGCGGCACCGACACCATGGACGAGTTCTTGGGCGAAGGCGGTCTAAAGCAGATGCATAACTTCAGCTTCGACGGCTCAAACGGGCGGACCAATTACCGTGCATCGTTGGGCTTTGTGGACGATGACGGTATTATGGTAACTAACCGCGACCGTATGAAGCAGTATACGCTGAACACTTTCCTGAGCACCAAGCTTCGCAAAAACCTTACGGCCGAGGCGAGAATCAACTACCTGAACAGGCACACCAGCTTTCCGAAAGCCAATTACGGTGGGGCGGTAAGGGCCGGTATTTCAATCTACCCGATGGGCGAGCACACTGATTTGGACGGAAACGTTTTGCCTTATGACGACCCTGCGAACCAAGTGCGCTACAAAACGCCGAACGAGACCAAAAACAGTAACGTCCGCTTGTTCGGAGCGCTGAAATACGAACCGGTCAAAGACCTTCTTATTACGGGAGAATATACATATGAGAATAGAAATACGAATAATCTAGAGGTTAACAACGATCCGGTAATGGTGGGGCGTACCACCTTGTCGAAGGTTGGTGGGAATCCTACAAACACTTATGTAAAGAAGACAAACAGCATAACGAACTATAGTGCCGTCAACCTTTACGGAAATTATAGCAAAACCCTGTTCGGTGCGCATAACATATCGCTTACGGGCGGGTACAACTTCGAGCAGAGCAGTTCCACAAATTTATGGAGCAGAAAAAACGAGCTGATCAATCCCGACTTGCCGGCCCTAGTTTTGGCCGACGGCACTTTGCTTTCCGAAGACGGAGGGTCAGAGTGGGCCGTAATGGGCGTGTTCGGTCGTTTGAATTATAATTACAAAGAGCGTTACTTCCTCAGCGTCAGCGGACGATATGACGGATCGTCGCGTTTCCCGACCGAAGACCGTTTCGGATTTTTCCCTTCCGTATCCGCGGGCTGGAACCTTGCCAACGAGGCGTTTATGCAGGACCAAAGCATCGTAAACCTTTTGAAATTCAGGGGCGCTTGGGGAACGATCGGTAACCAAACCACAAACGGCGTTTATCCTTATATCCCGACAATGTCGACAGGCAGGGTAGGCTGGCTCGACGGCGGAGAAAGGGCTTTGACTATTTACGCCCCTCCATTGGTCAGCGCCAGTTTTACTTGGGAAACCGTAGAGACGGTGAACGTAGGCGTAGACTTCGGAGCTTTGGACAACCGCTTGACGGGTTCGTTTGAAGTGTACGAGCGCCAGACCAAAGACATGATTACGAAGCCGGCCGAAAAACCGGCTGTACTTGGCGCCGCGCCTCCGGTAGCCAACGCCGCGAACCTTAAGTCATACGGCTGGGAACTTACCGTTGGCTGGAGACAAACAGTGGGCGATTTCCGCTACTCGGTCAACTTCAACCTGTATGACAACAAAGCCGAAATCACCAAATACGACAACCCGGCGGGCCTGCTGAGCGACTACTACGTTGGGCGCGAGAACGGCGAGATATGGGGCTTCGTGACAGACGGCTTCTACCAGGTAAGCGACTTTGTGGACGGTACGCTTAAAGACGACCTAACGGGCGGAACACTTAAAGAGGGCGTGGTGAAATACAAAGGCCGTAACCCGAATCCGGGCGATATCAAATACAAAGACCTCAACGGCGACGGGGAGATATTCGTGGGCGACGTGACGCTGGAAGATCCGGGTGACCGTAAGATTATCGGTAACAGCAACCGCCGGTTCCAGTATGGAATGAACCTTTCGGCCGGATGGAAAAACTTTGATGTGGGAGTCATAATCCAGGGCGTGGGCAAGCGCGACGTTTGGATAAGCAACGACCTGATGTGGCCCTATATTCAGCAGTTTGACAATGTATGGAAACATCAGCTCGACTACTGGACACCCGAGAATACCGACGCCGAATATATGAGAGTGTATCCGGGTCAGTCTGCGAACTACGGCAACGGCCGGAGCACGCAGACCAAGTACCTGCAAGACGGATCGTATTGGTCATTGAAAAACGTGACTGTTGGCTATACCCTTCCCCAGTCGATTATCGAAAGGCTGTCTTTGTCCAGCTTCAGGGTGTATTTCTCGGGCGAAAACATGTTTATGGACGATCACCTTCCGCAAGGGCTGAATCCGGAATTCGCCAACAAAGGACGGGGTGGCGCGTACCCGTTTATGAAGCAGTACACCTTCGGGCTTAACGTATCTTTCTAA
- a CDS encoding RagB/SusD family nutrient uptake outer membrane protein, with amino-acid sequence MKKTFAILFIVVAGFLSACEDELERLPEYSLVEKTTFTTYNNYKLYMWKFYTTFSGFSGWGNDRNEWSGDMMLHGERNTGSNWLWNNITVPSSPNGLYKNSYKAIREINLMLGSLPENNTLTEKEKNHWQSVGLFFRSYHYFQLLKAYGGVIWVDKYINETDDEYLYAPRASRDEIATNILNDLNFAAENVKAGGDGANTVNTNVVKALISRFGLFEGTWRKYHNLGDEGKYLQASKSASEDLLAAYPAIHNNYDDVYNSLDLSSINGIIFYRDYVVGQAVHDLTHWIRTSQAPRRDLTKKAADMFLCADGQTRWNSPMFEGDATPHQEFRNRDRRMLYIICPPYKVKGNVGGDKHKWEHTGEALDREFMDLMASISPEGRKRMPEVNWAGFVQPRQPNFRKGDMPGTYDPGYNVTTTGYKNWKWYNTNHIKFYGNDETDAPIFRIGEVMLNYAEVMYELGSFDQSVADKTINKLRARGHVASMTVADIDANFDPTRNAKVAPVLWEIRRERAVELMCDGFRFDDLRRWKLMEEAAEEKLGRYVVKADYNNVPQIQGNKTEGYVSPYLNQGIPPAFPEHYYLYPLPSQELVLNDKLEQNPGWE; translated from the coding sequence ATGAAAAAGACATTCGCTATACTATTTATCGTCGTAGCCGGCTTCCTTAGCGCTTGCGAAGACGAGCTGGAACGCCTTCCGGAATACTCGCTGGTGGAGAAGACCACCTTTACCACCTACAACAACTACAAGCTGTATATGTGGAAATTCTATACCACGTTCAGTGGATTTAGCGGTTGGGGCAACGACAGGAACGAATGGTCGGGCGACATGATGTTGCACGGCGAACGCAATACGGGCAGTAACTGGCTGTGGAATAACATAACGGTGCCGTCATCGCCCAACGGGTTGTACAAAAACAGCTACAAGGCTATTCGCGAGATCAACTTGATGCTGGGTAGCCTGCCGGAAAACAATACCCTTACGGAAAAGGAGAAAAACCACTGGCAGTCGGTTGGCCTTTTCTTCCGCTCATACCATTATTTTCAGTTACTGAAGGCCTACGGTGGCGTAATTTGGGTAGACAAATACATCAACGAAACGGACGACGAGTACCTCTATGCGCCACGCGCAAGCCGTGACGAGATCGCTACGAATATTTTGAATGATCTGAACTTTGCAGCGGAGAACGTAAAAGCTGGGGGCGACGGCGCCAATACTGTCAATACCAATGTGGTGAAAGCGTTGATTTCGCGTTTCGGACTCTTTGAGGGAACTTGGAGAAAATACCATAACCTTGGCGACGAAGGCAAGTACCTGCAAGCGAGCAAAAGCGCCTCGGAAGATCTGTTGGCCGCTTATCCCGCTATACATAACAATTATGATGACGTTTACAATTCGTTAGATCTTTCGAGTATAAACGGGATCATATTCTACCGAGATTATGTGGTTGGCCAAGCGGTCCACGACTTGACTCACTGGATTCGTACCAGCCAAGCGCCGCGTCGCGACTTGACCAAAAAAGCGGCGGACATGTTCCTCTGCGCCGATGGCCAGACGCGCTGGAACAGCCCGATGTTCGAGGGCGACGCCACCCCGCACCAAGAGTTCCGTAACCGCGACCGCAGGATGCTTTATATCATCTGTCCTCCTTATAAAGTAAAAGGGAACGTAGGTGGTGACAAGCATAAGTGGGAACACACTGGCGAAGCTCTGGACCGGGAATTTATGGACCTGATGGCTTCGATTTCTCCGGAAGGAAGAAAAAGAATGCCCGAAGTGAACTGGGCGGGCTTTGTACAGCCAAGACAGCCCAACTTCAGGAAAGGCGATATGCCCGGCACATACGATCCCGGCTATAACGTAACCACTACGGGCTATAAGAACTGGAAGTGGTACAACACTAACCATATCAAGTTTTACGGCAACGACGAAACCGACGCGCCGATCTTCCGCATAGGGGAGGTGATGCTCAACTACGCCGAAGTGATGTACGAACTCGGAAGCTTTGACCAAAGCGTAGCCGACAAAACGATCAACAAACTACGCGCCCGCGGACACGTAGCCTCGATGACCGTAGCAGATATTGACGCGAACTTTGATCCTACCCGCAACGCTAAGGTAGCTCCTGTTCTCTGGGAAATCAGACGCGAGCGTGCCGTAGAGTTAATGTGCGACGGATTCCGATTCGACGATTTGCGTCGTTGGAAACTTATGGAAGAAGCCGCCGAGGAAAAACTAGGCCGGTACGTAGTAAAAGCGGATTACAATAACGTTCCGCAAATACAAGGAAACAAAACCGAAGGTTACGTGTCGCCATACCTGAACCAAGGTATTCCGCCGGCCTTTCCAGAGCATTATTACCTGTACCCGCTCCCTAGCCAAGAACTGGTACTGAACGATAAACTGGAACAGAACCCCGGCTGGGAATAA